In Penicillium oxalicum strain HP7-1 chromosome VII, whole genome shotgun sequence, one DNA window encodes the following:
- a CDS encoding Chromatin-remodeling complex subunit ies6 has translation MAPAIPTKDDEAHQLLLSQLDIAAVPKPFRNPHWKPSQRRNKNVKAIISETSRKEASQLATQTNSGATTPATTGVVPTDGTRTPTDGSGKNPNIAQAAQNLSTLVLEKNARAMYPSGPAVTYTNIESAPSLDPANKRHYCDITGLSGPYTDPKTRLRYHDKEIFGVIRNLSQGVPESYLEARGAHTVLK, from the coding sequence ATGGCACCGGCGATCCCAACCAAGGACGATGAAGCCCATCAGCTCCTTCTGAGCCAGCTTGACATTGCGGCTGTCCCCAAACCGTTCCGTAACCCTCACTGGAAGCCATCCCAGCGCCGCAACAAGAACGTCAAGGCGATCATTTCAGAGACTTCGCGCAAAGAAGCATCCCAGTTAGCCACTCAAACCAACTCCGGCGCCACAACACCTGCTACAACGGGGGTCGTGCCCACTGATGGCACCCGAACGCCAACAGATGGTTCTGGCAAGAACCCCAACATCGCGCAAGCTGCTCAGAATCTATCTACACTCGTATTGGAGAAGAACGCCCGTGCTATGTACCCGAGTGGTCCGGCAGTGACTTACACAAATATCGAGTCGGCGCCATCCCTTGATCCGGCCAACAAGCGTCATTACTGCGACATCACCGGTCTGTCCGGTCCATATACCGACCCCAAGACGCGGCTGCGCTATCACGACAAGGAGATCTTCGGTGTCATTCGCAATCTCTCACAGGGCGTTCCTGAAAGCTACCTTGAAGCTCGAGGAGCCCACACAGTCCTGAAATAA
- a CDS encoding Profilin-2: MGAHSATWQAYVDSSLMGSGQFQKAGVLAADFSGLEAATPGFALSQEDINSLASAFTSSDNAFANGFSIAGEKYVCIKADERSLYGKKGKEGAIVVRASACTMIGVHGATVQTTNAATVVENLIDYINGAK; this comes from the exons ATGGGTGCTCACTCCGCAACTTGGCAAG CATACGTCGACTCCAG CCTCATGGGCTCGGGTCAGTTCCAGAAGGCCGGTGTTCTCGCCGCGGACTTCTCTGGTCTGGAAGCTGCTACTCCTGGCTTCGCT CTCTCCCAGGAGGACATCAACTCTCTGGCCTCGGCCTTCACTTCCAGCGACAACGCCTTCGCCAACGGTTTCTCCATTGCTGGGGAGAAGTACGTCTGCATCAAAGCCGATGAGCGCAGCTTGTATGGCAAGAAG GGCAAGGAGGGCGCCATTGTCGTCCGCGCCAGTGCCTGCACTATGATCGGAGTCCACGGTGCCACTGTCCAGACTACCAACGCCGCCACCGTTGTCGAGAACCTGATCGACTATATCAACGGCGCCAAATAA
- a CDS encoding Protein transport protein GOT1 — MGNILFLIGLTLIIGVQKTIVFFTRPQKLKGTAAFCAGIILILLRWPLTGFLIELYGLFILFGDFLVTIGQFAGNIPIIGPYIRRGLEVLAGGRSNAELPV, encoded by the exons ATGGGCAAC atcctcttcctcatcggtCTCACTCTCATCATCGGCGTTCAAAAGACAATAGTCTTCTTCACACGGCCTCAAAAACTCAAGGGCACTGCAGCCTTTTGCGCGGGCATcatcctcattctcctccGCTGGCCCTTGACGGGATTTCTCATCGAATTGTACGGACTGTTCATCCTGTTCGGCGACTTCCTCGTGACGATCGGTCAATTTGCCGGCAATATCCCCATCATCGGTCCCTATATCCGTCGTGGGTTGGAGGTTTTGGCTGGTGGGCGGAGTAACGCCGAGCTGCCTGTATGA